The proteins below are encoded in one region of Streptomyces cyanogenus:
- a CDS encoding Rv1733c family protein yields the protein MRALTGLWRWRHNPLCRTTDLAEAWVALVALLLIAVAAPVTGCLVGAAAQDSLQRSARQQQHARHLVTATVVRGLGGTMPETDPDSSSARETHSRVLASWTGPDGSVQHGPVLADLKSPHRGDRFSLWTDPHGRITTRPLDSATATTHAVLAGIGTALLTAGLVECGRRLTVWSLVRRRYARWDQAWDRAGPDWGKAGTGS from the coding sequence ATGCGTGCACTCACTGGGCTGTGGCGCTGGCGGCACAATCCGCTGTGCCGTACCACCGACCTGGCCGAGGCCTGGGTGGCCCTCGTGGCCCTGCTGCTGATCGCCGTGGCCGCACCCGTGACCGGCTGCCTGGTCGGTGCCGCCGCCCAGGACTCGCTCCAGCGGTCCGCACGGCAACAGCAGCACGCGCGCCACCTGGTCACGGCCACGGTGGTCCGCGGTCTGGGCGGAACCATGCCGGAGACCGACCCCGACTCCAGCTCCGCGCGCGAGACGCACAGCCGCGTCCTCGCGAGCTGGACCGGGCCGGACGGCAGCGTGCAGCACGGCCCGGTGCTGGCGGACCTCAAGTCCCCGCACCGCGGGGACCGCTTCAGCCTCTGGACCGACCCGCACGGCCGAATAACGACCCGCCCGCTGGACTCCGCCACGGCGACGACGCACGCCGTGCTCGCCGGGATCGGCACGGCCCTGCTGACGGCGGGCCTGGTCGAGTGCGGCCGGCGCCTGACCGTGTGGAGCCTGGTCCGCCGGCGGTACGCGCGCTGGGACCAGGCATGGGACCGGGCGGGCCCGGACTGGGGCAAGGCGGGCACCGGCAGTTGA